A window from Miscanthus floridulus cultivar M001 unplaced genomic scaffold, ASM1932011v1 fs_565_2, whole genome shotgun sequence encodes these proteins:
- the LOC136532267 gene encoding flavin-containing monooxygenase FMO GS-OX-like 8, whose protein sequence is MVSSKKVCMIGAGVSGLASARELLREGHDVTVMEQSSGVGGQWLYDPRTDGGGPLGAAGAHSSMYASVRLISPRELTCFSDFPFFPSNDGTGDTRRYPGHAEFLRYIRDFCDAFGLMDVVRLNTKVLHVGLAPPLAADDGVKRWTVRWSRRGDCEGDAVTTEEVFDAVVVAVGQYTQPRLPTISGMDKWSRRQLHSHSYRVPDSFDGEVVVIVGFHESGKDIAQELSGVAREVHVSVKSMEGLTPAVSKAVARHHNLHLHLQIECLCEDGQVTFADGSRVVADSIIYCTGYDFWFPFLDTGGLLTIDDNRVGPLFEHTFPPALAPSLSFVGVPRLVLVPRFYEAQARWVAQVLSGRRPLPPEEEMLRSAEEYHRAREAAGVPRRLSHTVFFDMDYCDEFGAKHCGFPPLEGWKRDLLSSSVARVRDGDVESYRDSDLVLEGLRSEGW, encoded by the exons ATGGTGTCATCCAAGAAGGTGTGCATGATCGGCGCCGGCGTCTCGGGGCTAGCGTCTGCCCGCGAGCTGCTCCGGGAGGGCCACGACGTGACGGTcatggagcagagcagcggcgtcGGCGGGCAGTGGCTGTACGACCCGAGGACGGACGGCGGCGGCCCCCTCGGCGCGGCCGGCGCGCACAGCAGCATGTACGCCTCCGTCCGGCTCATCAGCCCGAGGGAGCTGACGTGCTTCTCCgacttccccttcttccccagcAACGACGGCACCGGCGACACCCGGCGGTACCCGGGGCACGCGGAGTTCCTCAGGTACATCAGGGACTTCTGCGACGCATTCGGGCTCATGGACGTCGTCAGGCTCAACACCAAGGTCCTGCACGTCGGCCtggcgccgccgctcgccgctgACGACGGCGTGAAGCGGTGGACGGTGAGGTGGTCGAGACGTGGTGACTGCGAGGGCGACGCGGTCACCACGGAGGAGGTGttcgacgccgtcgtcgtcgccgtcggccAATACACCCAGCCACGGCTCCCAACCATCAGCG GCATGGACAAGTGGAGCAGGAGGCAGCTGCACTCCCACTCGTACCGGGTCCCCGACTCCTTCGACGGCGAGGTGGTGGTGATCGTGGGCTTCCATGAGAGCGGCAAGGACATCGCGCAGGAGCTCTCCGGGGTGGCGAGGGAGGTGCACGTCAGCGTCAAGTCCATGGAGGGCCTCACTCCCGCCGTCTCCAAGGCTGTCGCCAGGCACCACAACCTGCACCTGCACCTCCAGATCGAGTGCTTATGTGAGGATGGGCAGGTGACGTTCGCCGACGGCTCGCGTGTCGTCGCCGACTCCATCATCTACTGCACTGGGTACGACTTCTGGTTCCCGTTCCTGGACACGGGTGGCCTGCTCACCATCGACGACAACCGCGTCGGCCCGCTGTTCGAGCACACGTTCCCGCCGGCGCTGGCGCCGTCGCTGTCCTTCGTGGGCGTTCCCAGGCTGGTACTGGTGCCGCGGTTCTACGAGGCGCAGGCGAGGTGGGTGGCGCAGGTGCTGTCTGGCCGGAGGCCGCTGCCGCCGGAGGAGGAGATGCTGCGCTCCGCGGAGGAGTACCACCGCGCCAGGGAGGCGGCCGGCGTGCCCAGGCGCCTCTCGCACACCGTCTTCTTCGACATGGACTACTGCGACGAGTTTGGGGCCAAGCACTGCGGCTTCCCGCCGTTGGAGGGGTGGAAGAGGGACCTCCTGTCGTCGTCTGTCGCACGCGTCAGGGACGGCGACGTGGAGAGCTACCGTGACAGCGACCTTGTCCTGGAGGGCTTGCGCTCCGAGGGCTGGTGA
- the LOC136532265 gene encoding probable inactive purple acid phosphatase 2 yields MYPENPHLRFLLFLAVAAIAAGGAAAGTTLTASLSGHQIKIRWSGLPAPDGLDYVAIYSPPSSRDRDFLGYLFLNGSASWRGGSGELSLPRLPTLRAPYQFRLFRWPANEYSYHHIDHDRNPLPHGKHRVAVSGEVSVGDPARPEQVHLAFADGIDEMRVLFVCGDRGKRVVRYGLQKEDEKEWREVGTDVSTYEQKHMCDWPANSSVAWRDPGFVFDGLMKGLETGRRYFYKVGSDTGGWSEIYSFISRDSEANETNAFLFGDMGTYVPYNTYIRTQAESLSTVKWILRDIEALGDKPAFISHIGDISYARGYSWVWDHFFSQIEPIAANTPYHVCIGNHEYDWPSQPWKPWWATYGKDGGGECGIPYSVKFRMPGNSILPTGNGGPDTRNLYYSFDSGVVHFVYMSTETNFVQGSDQYNFLKADLEKVNRNRTPFVVFQGHRPMYTSSDETRDAALKQKMLQHLEPLLVTYNVTLALWGHVHRYERFCPMKNIQCVNTSSSFQYSGAPVHLVIGMGGQDWQPIWQPRPDHPDVPIFPQPERSMYRGGEFGYTRLVATREKLTLTYVGNHDGQVHDMVEIFSGLVSSNSSVAEPVDGTKHGTGDSTVRKISPLYLEIGGSVLFALLLGFSFGFLIRRKKEAAQWTPVKNEES; encoded by the exons ATGTACCCCGAAAACCCCCACCTccgtttcctcctcttcctcgccgTCGCGGCCATCGCCGCCGGCGGGGCTGCTGCGGGCACCACCCTCACCGCGTCCCTCTCCGGTCACCAGATCAAGATCCGTTGGTCCGGCCTTCCGGCCCCGGACGGCCTCGACTACGTCGCCATCTACTCGCCGCCATCCTCCCGCGACCGCGACTTCCTCGGCTACCTCTTCCTCAACGGCTCCGCCTCCTGGCGCGGCGGCTCCGGGGAGCTCTCCCTCCCGCGCCTCCCGACGCTCCGCGCGCCCTACCAGTTCCGCCTCTTCCGCTGGCCCGCCAACGAGTACTCCTACCACCACATCGACCACGACCGGAACCCGCTCCCCCACGGCAAGCACCGTGTCGCCGTCTCCGGCGAGGTCTCCGTCGGCGACCCCGCTCGCCCCGAGCAGGTGCACCTCGCGTTCGCGGATGGGATCGACGAGATGCGGGTCCTGTTCGTGTGCGGCGACCGCGGGAAGAGGGTCGTCAGGTACGGGCTGCAGAAGGAGGACGAGAAGGAGTGGAGGGAGGTGGGCACGGATGTGAGCACGTACGAGCAGAAGCACATGTGCGATTGGCCGGCGAACAGCAGCGTCGCCTGGAGGGATCCGGGATTCGTCTTCGACGGCCTCATGAAGGGATTGGAGACCGGAAGGAGGTACTTTTACAAG GTTGGTAGTGACACAGGAGGATGGAGTGAGATATACAGCTTTATTTCACGTGACAGTGAAGCCAATGAGACCAATGCGTTTCTGTTTGGTGACATGGGAACTTATGTGCCTTATAACACCTACATTCGCACACAAGCTGAGAGCTTGTCCACTGTAAAATGGATCCTCCGTGATATTGAAGCCCTTGGGGATAAACCTGCCTTCATTTCACACATTGGGGACATCAGCTATGCTAGAGGTTATTCTTGGGTATGGGATCATTTCTTCAGCCAGATTGAGCCTATTGCTGCCAATACCCCATACCATGTCTGTATAGGAAATCATGAGTACGATTGGCCATCACAACCTTGGAAACCATGGTGGGCTACATATGGAAAGGACGGTGGGGGCGAATGTGGGATACCGTATAGCGTCAAGTTCAGAATGCCTGGCAATTCTATCCTGCCTACTGGTAATGGTGGCCCAGACACCAGGAATCTTTATTACTCCTTTGATTCAGGTGTGGTGCATTTCGTCTACATGTCAACCGAAACAAATTTTGTTCAGGGCAGTGATCAGTACAACTTCTTGAAAGCGGACCTTGAGAAGGTGAACCGAAACAGAACACCATTTGTTGTTTTTCAGGGCCACCGCCCCATGTACACCTCAAGTGATGAAACCAGGGACGCAGCCTTGAAACAGAAGATGCTCCAGCACTTGGAACCGCTGCTGGTGACATACAATGTGACCCTTGCACTATGGGGACATGTCCACAGGTATGAGAGGTTCTGCCCGATGAAGAACATCCAATGTGTCAACACTTCATCAAGCTTCCAATACTCTGGTGCTCCTGTGCATCTTGTGATTGGGATGGGCGGGCAAGACTGGCAACCCATATGGCAACCGAGGCCTGATCACCCAGACGTCCCCATCTTTCCACAGCCTGAGAGGTCCATGTACCGTGGCGGTGAGTTTGGATACACAAGGCTTGTAGCAACAAGGGAGAAGctaacattaacctatgtggggAACCATGATGGACAAGTCCATGATATGGTGGAGATATTTTCTGGCCTGGTATCTAGTAACAGTAGCGTTGCTGAGCCAGTGGATGGTACCAAACATGGTACAGGAGACAGCACCGTGCGGAAAATTTCTCCGTTGTACTTGGAAATCGGAGGCAGTGTATTGTTTGCACTGCTCCTGGGATTTTCCTTTGGATTTCTTATCAGGAGAAAGAAAGAAGCTGCACAGTGGACTCCAGTAAAGAATGAGGAATCATAA
- the LOC136532263 gene encoding uncharacterized protein produces the protein MATNKWVRDRVIDILRDQPNTGAAELKKDLEKKFKIMLSYYVVWDGRRLALEQIMGKWNDNFADAFSFKAEVERTNPGSIVEIEYAPVDKKMRFTRMFIALKACVDGFLNGCRPFLGVDSTILIGRWRGQLASASAVDGHGWLFLVAYGVFESESVDSWKWFFEKLQTTIGSPPGLVISTDAGKGIDSAVTAVFSNGVEHRECMRHLVKNFQKRYRGAVFKKHLWPTCRAFNKKHYEHHYKTMQKASPNAIKWIEENHKHL, from the coding sequence ATGGCTACCAACAAATGGGTCAGAGACAGAGTCATTGACATTCTTAGGGATCAACCAAATACTGGAGCTGCAGAACTAAAGAAAGATCTGGAGAAAAAGTTTAAGATCATGCTATCTTACTACGTGGTTTGGGATGGGAGAAGGTTGGCTCTAGAGCAAATAATGGGAAAGTGGAATGACAATTTTGCTGATGCTTTTAGTTTCAAAGCAGAGGTAGAGAGGACCAACCCTGGAAGCATAGTGGAGATAGAGTATGCTCCTGTTGATAAAAAGATGAGGTTTACTAGGATGTTTATTGCATTGAAGGCTTGTGTAGATGGGTTTCTCAATGGCTGCAGGCCATTTTTAGGTGTTGACTCCACTATTTTGATAGGAAGGTGGAGGGGTCAATTGGCATCAGCTTCAGCAGTTGATGGTCACGGCTGGCTATTTTTAGTTGCATATGGGGTGTTTGAGTCAGAGTCCGTAGATAGCTGGAAGTGGTTTTTTGAAAAGCTTCAGACTACAATAGGCTCACCTCCTGGACTTGTGATATCCACAGATGCAGGCAAGGGTATAGATAGTGCAGTTACAGCTGTGTTTTCAAATGGAGTGGAACATAGAGAGTGTATGAGGCATCTAGTGAAGAACTTTCAGAAGAGGTATAGAGGGGCTGTTTTCAAGAAACACCTTTGGCCTACATGTAGAGCTTTTAACAAGAAGCACTATGAGCATCACTACAAGACCATGCAGAAAGCTTCTCCAAATGCAATAAAATGGATAGAGGAGAACCACAAACATTTGTGA
- the LOC136532270 gene encoding urease-like, whose product MRLLPREADKLVLHHAGFLAQKRLARGLRLNYTEAVALIAAQILELIRDGDKTVTDLMDLGKQLLGRRQVLPAVPYLLHTVQVEGTFVDGTKLVTVHDPISLDDGDLELALHGSFLPVPSPEKFSSDDVEEYPGEIHYSSSRIVLNLHRRALTLKVVNKADRPIQIGSHYHFIETNPYLVFDRKRAYGMRLNILAGTAVRFEPGDAKSVTLVSIGGHKVIRGGNGIADGPIDSSRLNEVMQKVNANSFGHEDYPDAREGLIGDGPFDCTVDREKYASIYGPTTGDKIRLGDTNLYAEIEKDFAFYGDECIFGGGKVLRDGMGQATGYPESSCLDTVITNAVIIDYTGIYKADIGIKGRLIVAIGKAGNPDVMDGVHSNMIVGVNTEVIASEGMIVTAGGIDSHVHFICPQLAEEAIASGITTLVGGGTGPAHGTCATTCTPAPSQMKLMLQSTDQLPINMGFTGKGNTSKPEGLAEIIKSGAMGLKLHEDWGTTPSAIDNCLSVAEDFDIQVNIHTDTLNESGCVEHTIAAFKDRAIHTYHSEGAGGGHAPDIIKVCGVKNVLPSSTNPTRPFTSNTVDEHLDMLMVCHHLDKNIPEDVAFAESRIRAETIAAEDILHDMGAISIISSDSQAMGRIGEVITRTWQTANKMKVQRGSLPGSADSAQDNDNLRIRRYIAKYTINPAIVNGFSDFVGSVEVGKLADLVLWKPSFFGAKPELVVKGGAIAWANMGDPNASIPTPEPVVMRPMFGAFGKAGSSNSIVFVSKAAKEAGVAMEYKLEKRVEAVGGVRRLTKLDMKLNDALPKIEVDPETYTVTADGEVLTCQPAPTVPLSRNYFLF is encoded by the exons ATGAGGCTGCTGCCGAGGGAGGCGGACAAGCTGGTGCTGCACCATGCCGGCTTCCTCGCGCAGAAGCGCCTCGCCCGGGGCCTCCGCCTCAACTACACCGAGGCCGTCGCGCTCATCGCCGCGCAG ATTCTTGAGCTTATTCGCGATGGAGACAAAACCGTGACAGACCTCATGGACTTGGGGAAACAGCTCTTGGGCAG gagacaagttcttccagCTGTTCCATACCTTTTACATACTGTACAG GTTGAAGGAACATTTGTGGATGGAACAAAACTAGTTACTGTACATGACCCTATTTCCTTGGATGACGGAGATTTGGAGCTAGCATTGCATGGTTCTTTTCTCCCAG TGCCTTCACCTGAAAAGTTTTCCAGCGATGATGTTGAAGAATATCCTGGTGAAATACATTACAGTTCTAGTCGCATAGTTCTAAACCTTCATCGCAGGGCTTTAACTCTGAAGGTTGTTAACAAGGCAGACAGACCCATTCAG ATTGGAAGCCATTACCATTTTATAGAGACCAATCCTTACCTGGTTTTTGATAGGAAAAGGGCCTACGGCATGAGGTTGAACATACTTGCTGGAACAGCTGTTCGGTTTGAG CCAGGGGATGCAAAAAGTGTTACACTTGTAAGCATCGGAGGTCATAAGGTAATCAGAGGTGGAAATGGCATTGCTGATGGTCCTATTGACAGTTCACGGCTTAATGAGGTGATGCAGAAGGTTAATGCAAATAGCTTTGGACATGAAGATTATCCAGATGCAAG GGAAGGTCTTATTGGTGATGGTCCATTTGACTGTACTGTTGATCGTGAAAAGTATGCGAGCATTTATGGACCTACCACTGGTGATAAGATTAGGCTTGGTGATACCAATCTTTATGCTGAGATTGAAAAGGACTTTGCCTTTTATGGGGATGAGTGCATATTTGGCGGTGGAAAAGTTCTGCGTGATGGCATGGGACAAGCTACAGGGTACCCAGAATCTTCCTGCCTAGATACAGTTATAACCAATGCTGTCATCATTGATTATACCGGAATATACAAGGCTGATATTGGTATAAAAGGCAGACTTATAGTTGCTATTGGAAAGGCTGGAAACCCTGATGTCATGGATGGTGTCCATAGCAACATGATTGTTGGG GTCAATACTGAAGTTATTGCATCTGAAGGCATGATTGTAACTGCTGGTGGCATAGATTCCCATGTTCACTTCATATGTCCTCAGTTGGCAGAAGAGGCAATTGCAAGCG GCATCACGACATTGGTGGGTGGTGGAACAGGACCAGCACATGGAACTTGTGCCACAACTTGTACTCCCGCACCATCTCAAATGAAATTAATGTTGCAGTCCACTGATCAATTGCCAATTAACATGGGATTCACAGGCAAG GGGAATACTTCAAAGCCTGAAGGATTGGCTGAAATCATTAAATCTGGAGCAATGGGTTTGAAGCTGCATGAAGATTGGGGAACTACCCCATCTGCGATAGATAATTGTTTATCTGTTGCAGAAGATTTTGATATTCAG GTCAATATCCACACAGATACCTTAAATGAATCAGGCTGCGTGGAACATACAATAGCAGCTTTTAAAGATAGAGCCATACATACATATCACAG TGAAGGTGCAGGTGGCGGTCATGCTCCAGACATCATCAAAGTTTGTGGGGTAAAAAATGTGTTGCCCTCTTCAACAAATCCTACCCGGCCATTTACTTCAAACACTGTAGATGAGCACCTTGATATGCTG ATGGTTTGCCACCACCTTGATAAAAACATCCCAGAAGATGTAGCATTTGCTGAGTCTAGAATTCGAGCTGAAACTATTGCTGCTGAGGACATATTGCATGACATGGGAGCCATAAGTATTATATCATCTGATTCACAGGCCATGGGGCGCATTGGAGAG GTGATAACCCGGACATGGCAAACTGCAAACAAGATGAAGGTCCAAAGAGGTAGTTTACCTGGATCTGCTGACTCTGCCCAGGACAATGACAACCTCCGtataagaagatacatagcaaaatacaCCATAAATCCAGCAATAGTGAATGGTTTTTCAGACTTTGTTGGTTCTGTTGAG GTGGGAAAATTAGCTGACCTTGTTCTTTGGAAACCTTCTTTCTTTGGCGCTAAACCAGAACTGGTTGTCAAGGGAGGTGCAATTGCATGGGCTAATATGGGTGATCCCAATGCTAGTATTCCAACACCTGAACCT GTTGTGATGCGACCTATGTTTGGTGCATTTGGAAAGGCTGGAAGTTCCAATTCAATTGTATTTGTGAGCAAG GCTGCTAAAGAAGCTGGTGTTGCAATGGAGTACAAATTAGAAAAGAGGGTGGAAGCTGTTGGTGGCGTTCGCCGTTTGACAAAGCTTGACATGAAGCTCAATGACGCCCTTCCGAAAATAGAAGTCGACCCTGAGACCTACACAGTGACTGCTGATGGAGAGGTTTTGACATGCCAACCAGCACCCACAGTACCACTGTCTCGGAATTACTTCCTATTCTAG